A window of the Mus pahari chromosome 1, PAHARI_EIJ_v1.1, whole genome shotgun sequence genome harbors these coding sequences:
- the Lipm gene encoding lipase member M, producing MSEILSRAWTVSHRVEIWLLILVAYLLQRNVNSGHLPTKAADPEAFMNVSEIIKHKGYPSEEYEVATEDGYILSVNRIPRGQTRLKKEGSRPVVLLQHGLLGDASNWISNLPNNSLGFILADAGFDVWMGNSRGNTWSRKHKTLSVDQDEFWAFSYDEMARFDLPAVINFILQKTGQKKVYYVGYSQGTTMGFIAFSTMPELAHKIKMYFALAPIATVKYARSPGTKFLLLPDMMIKVLFGRQEFLYQTRFFRQLFIYLCGQMILDQICSNIILLLGGFNTNNMNMSRANVYVAHTPAGTSVQNILHWSQAVNSGELRAFDWGSETKNQEKCNQPTPIRYKVRDMMVPTAMWTGGQDWLSNPDDVKALLSEVTNLIYHKNIPEWAHVDFIWGLDAPQRVYNEIIHLMKQEPSLPQGTCRVKL from the exons ATGTCAGAAATCTTGTCAAGAGCATGGACTGTTTCGCACAGAGTGGAGATATGGCTTCTGATTCTGGTAGCATATTTACTCCAAAGAAATGTGAACTCGGGACATTTGCCCACGAAAGCTGCGGATCCAGAAGCATTCATGAATGTT aGCGAAATCATCAAACACAAGGGTTATCCCAGTGAGGAATACGAAGTTGCAACAGAAGATGGGTACATCCTTTCTGTGAACAGAATCCCTCGGGGACAGACACGATTAAAGAAGGAAG GATCCAGGCCAGTGGTGTTACTGCAGCATGGCCTTCTTGGGGATGCTAGCAACTGGATTTCCAACCTGCCCAACAACAGCCTGGGCTTTATTCTGGCCGATGCTGGCTTTGATGTGTGGATGGGAAACAGCAGAGGAAACACCTGGTCTCGGAAGCACAAGACTCTCTCCGTAGACCAAGATGAGTTCTGGGCCTTCAG TTATGATGAAATGGCTAGGTTTGACCTTCCAGCTGTGATAAACTTTATCTTACAGAAAACGGGCCAGAAAAAGGTCTATTATGTCGGCTACTCACAGGGCACCACCATGG GCTTTATTGCATTTTCCACAATGCCAGAGCTAGctcataaaatcaaaatgtattttgcCTTAGCCCCTATAGCCACTGTTAAATATGCAAGAAGTCCTGGTACCAAATTTCTGCTGCTGCCAGATATGATGATCAAG GTATTATTTGGCAGACAAGAGTTTTTATACCAGACTAGATTTTTCAGACAGCTTTTTATTTACCTTTGTGGCCAGATGATTCTTGACCAAATCTGCAGCAACATCATCTTACTCCTGGGTGGTTTTAACACGAACAATATGAACATG AGCAGAGCAAATGTGTATGTCGCCCATACACCTGCTGGAACATCTGTGCAGAACATTCTCCACTGGAGCCAG GCTGTGAATTCTGGGGAACTTCGTGCCTTTGACTGGGGAAGTGAGACCAAAAATCAGGAGAAATGTAATCAG CCAACTCCCATAAGGTACAAAGTTCGAGATATGATGGTCCCAACAGCAATGTGGACTGGAGGTCAAGACTGGCTTTCAAATCCAGACGACGTGAAAGCATTGCTTTCTGAAGTAACCAACCTCATCTACCACAAGAACATCCCTGAGTGGGCTCATGTGGACTTCATCTGGGGGCTGGATGCCCCTCAGCGTGTGTACAATGAAATCATACATCTGATGAAGCAGGAGcccagccttccccagggaaCCTGCAGAGTCAAATTGTGA